From a region of the Epinephelus fuscoguttatus linkage group LG21, E.fuscoguttatus.final_Chr_v1 genome:
- the LOC125882304 gene encoding GTPase IMAP family member 9-like yields MGSAASGPDLRIVMIGKTGVGKSAVGNTILGEKHFDSRPSSESVTETCKKGVTLYGKREVTVVDTPGILDTKKSQDFIKNEIVKCVEVSCPGPHVFLLVIQVGRFTTEEKNSVEALQKLFGPKANQYMIVLFTRGDDLGDMSIQQYVTEGKPELRRVIQSCGQRFHVFNNTRKDRRQVEELIKKIDDMYAANGATFYTDAMYKEVQTKQKSKGSTSADEYSFITSLIDRIMHFLVILARE; encoded by the exons ATGGGTTCAGCTGCTTCTG GTCCTGATTTGAGAATCGTGATGATTGGAAAAACTGGTGTGGGCAAGAGTGCTGTTGGAAACACCATTCTTggagaaaaacattttgattcCCGTCCCAGTTCAGAGTCAGTGACTGAGACCTGTAAGAAAGGTGTGACACTCTATGGTAAGAGAGAGGTTACTGTAGTAGACACACCAGGAATCCTGGATACCAAGAAATCCCAGGACTTCATCAaaaatgaaattgtgaaatgTGTCGAAGTCTCATGTCCTGGACCTCATGTGTTCCTGCTGGTCATCCAAGTTGGTCGATTCACCACGGAAGAGAAGAACTCTGTAGAAGCCCTGCAAAAGCTGTTTGGTCCAAAAGCTAATCAGTACATGATCGTGCTGTTCACCAGAGGTGATGATCTTGGAGACATGAGCATACAACAGTATGTAACTGAGGGCAAGCCAGAGCTTCGACGAGTCATCCAAAGCTGTGGACAAAGGTTCCATGTCTTCAACAACACCAGGAAAGACAGAAGACAAGTGGAAGAGCTGATCAAAAAAATTGATGACATGTATGCTGCAAACGGGGCAACATTCTACACagatgccatgtacaaagaggtgcagacaaaacaaaagtccAAGGGAAGCACAAGTGCTGACGAATATAGCTTTATTACTTCACTGATAGATCGTATTATGCATTTCCTTGTAATTCTTGCAAGAGAGTAA